The proteins below are encoded in one region of Penicillium psychrofluorescens genome assembly, chromosome: 4:
- a CDS encoding uncharacterized protein (ID:PFLUO_006000-T1.cds;~source:funannotate), which translates to MTIKRVLTPYRSRDSTSWLDAMYRDKTRIDPRTWEAHQVTLTEFRPQKRSLNKLGPYLRNMNIISPKPRRLYGVTRWIERNSEIWAKGGLEPVPIDDHIDDYDQACYFSEDEVLQPISLEAIPPFPKQNAEDTLFGTQNLRRQPRQGSRQPNYIEIFDDQPDYAPYPGLESPAGYISTASSFDNSFGASDNEWPRIAGRAITKRVRKVVSKSTDICRTLKKKLER; encoded by the exons ATGACCATCAAGCGAGTTCTGACGCCCTATCGGTCTCGAGACAGCACGAGCTGGCTCGATGCCATGTATAGGGACAAAACGCGCATCGACCCGAG AACTTGGGAAGCGCATCAAGTGACCCTCACGGAGTTCAGACCCCAGAAGAGGTCACTCAATAAACTGGGTCCGTATTTGCGCAACATGAACATCATCTCGCCCAAGCCACGACGCCTCTATGGCGTGACCCGTTGGATTGAGAGAAACTCTGAAATCTGGGCAAAGGGTGGCTTGGAGCCCGTTCCCATTGACGACCACATTGACGACTACGACCAGGCTTGTTACTTCTCCGAAGACGAGGTGCTGCAGCCCATCTCCCTGGAGGCTATTCCTCCATTCCCAAAACAGAACGCTGAGGACACTCTGTTTGGGACGCAGAACCTCCGGAGGCAGCCCCGCCAGGGGTCGCGCCAACCCAACTACATCGAGATATTTGACGACCAGCCAGATTATGCGCCTTACCCGGGATTGGAGAGTCCGGCAGGCTATATCTCGACTGCGTCGTCCTTTGACAACTCCTTCGGTGCCTCGGACAACGAATGGCCTCGAATCGCTGGGAGGGCCATTACCAAAAGAGTTCGGAAGGTGGTGTCGAAGAGTACGGATATATGCCGTActttgaagaagaagttggaaAGGTGA